A genomic segment from Vicugna pacos unplaced genomic scaffold, VicPac4 scaffold_104, whole genome shotgun sequence encodes:
- the LOC140694823 gene encoding trafficking protein particle complex subunit 9-like gives MLYGEVAEQPHTDVAFNLRGLRVVEKRIDDFTESLFILPKSKWLDGDPENSGEKTPLLYILFEKEDFVGLDTDSSCPSGRRG, from the coding sequence atgctgtatggggaggtggccgagcagccgcacaccgacgtggccttcaatctacgaggactgcgggtggtggagaagaggatcgacgacttcactgagtcactcttcatcttgcccaagtccaagtggctggatggggaccccgaaaattctggggagaagacccccctcctctacatcctatttgagaaggaggacttcgtgggactggacacagacagcag